The proteins below are encoded in one region of Aquisphaera giovannonii:
- a CDS encoding DUF1570 domain-containing protein, whose product MVRMAALRGRVLRRLMATAAILGSAGARADLLYFEKGGEIQASAKVEGDRVEITLPDGIREFARADFKKIVPGYSPEDEWPRRRDLARPGGTQDRYAAIWWAIENGLAIEAAPEIRSLREADPGHAPTARMAAALDRLDEPRRAPDASAFRKALGVSMEASEGPHVLLLHRQADAEAARRLALLERVITSFYLDFAGRGIELKVPDRKLIFAWFSEQSDYLAFLRSQNAGAFATTKGYFHPTWNAVVAYDSRCLERHERGKQASETRRGELDRLRAAVERMPARGRLRVAVGGEAPRTLGRDEARSLLGRLERETLRGETLLDLDRLAMDEGTAAHEMVHLLAANSGLQSRHDDFPIWFQEGLAAQYEVVRGGRWAGISRAHDLRLPDWRKIQPTPALEPLLRGRGFGRGYQRDPYAEAWALVYFLRLERSDAYLRFLDLLRSPDASLADLPPGDRTVAAFRRVLGDDLASVERDWHAFLATAQTPLEHHAPPTDPAPASPPPRAR is encoded by the coding sequence ATGGTCCGGATGGCAGCGTTGAGGGGGCGAGTCCTCCGCCGGCTGATGGCGACGGCGGCCATCCTGGGCTCGGCCGGGGCGCGAGCGGACCTCCTCTACTTCGAGAAGGGGGGGGAGATCCAGGCGTCGGCGAAGGTCGAGGGCGATCGCGTGGAGATCACGCTCCCGGACGGCATCCGCGAGTTCGCGCGGGCCGACTTCAAGAAGATCGTGCCCGGCTACTCGCCCGAGGACGAATGGCCCCGGCGCAGGGACCTGGCCCGGCCGGGAGGGACGCAGGACCGCTATGCGGCCATCTGGTGGGCCATCGAGAACGGCCTGGCGATCGAGGCGGCCCCCGAGATCCGTTCCCTCCGCGAGGCCGACCCGGGGCATGCGCCGACGGCCCGGATGGCGGCCGCCCTCGACCGCCTGGACGAGCCGCGCCGGGCCCCGGACGCCTCGGCGTTCCGGAAGGCGCTGGGCGTGTCGATGGAGGCCTCGGAGGGCCCCCACGTCCTCCTCCTGCACCGGCAGGCCGACGCCGAGGCCGCTCGCCGCCTGGCGTTGCTCGAACGGGTGATCACCAGCTTCTATCTGGATTTCGCCGGCCGGGGGATCGAGCTGAAGGTCCCCGATCGGAAGCTGATCTTCGCCTGGTTCTCCGAGCAGTCCGACTACCTGGCGTTCCTCCGCTCGCAGAACGCCGGCGCCTTCGCGACCACGAAGGGCTACTTCCATCCCACCTGGAACGCCGTCGTCGCCTACGACTCCCGCTGCCTGGAGCGGCACGAGCGCGGCAAGCAGGCGTCCGAGACCCGCCGGGGGGAGCTCGATCGGCTGCGGGCGGCCGTCGAGCGGATGCCCGCGCGGGGCAGGCTGCGCGTGGCGGTCGGCGGCGAGGCGCCGCGGACTCTCGGCCGCGACGAAGCCCGGTCCCTCCTGGGCCGGCTGGAGCGGGAGACCCTCCGGGGCGAGACGCTGCTGGACCTCGACCGCCTGGCGATGGACGAGGGGACCGCGGCCCACGAGATGGTCCACCTCCTGGCCGCGAACAGCGGGCTCCAGTCGCGCCACGACGACTTCCCGATCTGGTTCCAGGAGGGCCTCGCCGCCCAGTACGAGGTCGTCCGCGGCGGCCGATGGGCGGGGATCTCGCGGGCCCACGACCTTCGCCTCCCCGACTGGCGGAAGATCCAGCCGACGCCGGCCCTGGAGCCGCTCCTCCGGGGCCGCGGCTTCGGCCGGGGCTACCAGCGCGACCCGTACGCCGAGGCCTGGGCCCTCGTCTACTTCTTGCGGCTGGAGCGTTCCGACGCCTACCTCCGCTTCCTGGATCTCCTGCGGAGCCCCGACGCCTCCCTCGCGGACCTCCCGCCCGGCGACCGCACCGTCGCCGCCTTCCGCCGGGTGCTCGGCGACGACCTGGCCTCGGTGGAGCGCGACTGGCACGCCTTCCTCGCCACCGCCCAGACCCCCCTGGAGCACCACGCCCCCCCGACCGATCCCGCCCCGGCGAGTCCCCCGCCCCGGGCCCGCTGA
- a CDS encoding carbon storage regulator, which translates to MLVLSRKPLQTIMIGNDIKITIVKVERNQVRIGIEAPRNVSILRSELAEDATQALHRLGLEVGSHEDVEVEVLA; encoded by the coding sequence ATGCTCGTTCTCAGCCGGAAGCCCTTGCAGACGATCATGATCGGTAACGACATCAAGATCACGATCGTGAAGGTCGAGCGGAACCAGGTGCGGATCGGGATCGAGGCCCCGCGGAATGTCTCGATCCTCCGCAGCGAGCTGGCCGAGGATGCCACGCAGGCCCTCCACCGGCTCGGCCTCGAGGTCGGCTCGCACGAGGACGTCGAGGTCGAAGTCCTGGCCTGA
- a CDS encoding DUF5131 family protein, whose translation MSEKSTIEWTDATWNPVRGCTKISPGCKHCYAETFAERFRGVPGHPYEQGFDLRLVPAKLSEPLKWAAPKTIFVNSMSDLFHKDVPDAYIERVVQVMELADWHTYQVLTKRADRLRDLLRTKLAFAARLEHIWWGVSVEDRKYGLPRIDALREAPAALRFLSVEPLLEDLGEIDLGGIDWVIVGGESGAGSRPLDAAWVVSIREQCRGAKVPFFFKQWGGVRKSEAGRMLEGVTFDEMPERRSRSVAAHQSRQGMIRDVRQWEAAFRQAVPTGDEAQGLLLQVD comes from the coding sequence ATGAGCGAAAAATCAACTATCGAATGGACCGACGCCACCTGGAATCCCGTCCGGGGCTGCACGAAGATCAGCCCCGGCTGCAAGCATTGCTACGCCGAGACGTTCGCCGAGCGGTTCCGCGGCGTGCCGGGCCATCCTTACGAGCAGGGATTCGACCTGCGGCTGGTGCCGGCCAAGCTGTCGGAGCCGCTCAAATGGGCGGCTCCGAAAACGATCTTCGTCAACTCGATGAGCGACCTGTTCCACAAGGACGTGCCCGACGCCTACATCGAGCGCGTGGTGCAGGTGATGGAGTTGGCCGACTGGCACACCTATCAGGTGTTGACGAAGCGCGCCGATCGCCTGCGAGACCTGCTGCGGACGAAACTGGCCTTCGCCGCCCGGCTGGAACACATCTGGTGGGGCGTCAGCGTGGAGGATAGGAAGTACGGGCTGCCGCGGATCGACGCGTTGCGAGAAGCGCCGGCGGCGTTGCGGTTCCTGTCCGTGGAGCCGCTGCTGGAGGATCTGGGTGAGATCGACCTTGGCGGAATCGATTGGGTGATCGTCGGCGGTGAGAGCGGCGCGGGCTCGCGGCCGCTGGACGCGGCTTGGGTGGTCTCGATCCGCGAGCAGTGCCGGGGCGCCAAGGTGCCGTTCTTCTTCAAACAGTGGGGCGGCGTGCGCAAATCGGAGGCGGGGCGGATGTTGGAGGGGGTGACCTTCGACGAGATGCCCGAGCGCCGCAGCCGCAGCGTTGCCGCCCACCAGTCGCGGCAGGGCATGATCCGCGATGTGCGGCAGTGGGAGGCGGCATTCCGACAGGCGGTGCCGACGGGGGACGAGGCGCAGGGCCTTCTCTTGCAAGTGGATTGA
- a CDS encoding three-Cys-motif partner protein TcmP — translation MAEHFFEEQKEQSQVKTAIVSKYFWAWAKVITSVLARNRGDMRIAYVDLFAGPGRYEDGAKSTPLLILEQAIAEPAFRDNLVAWFNDKDAANTSTLLKEIKQLPGIDTMERQPKVYTNEVGTEIVKMFEQLDLVPTLFFVDPWGYKGLSLRLINSVLKDWACECIFFFNYTRINMGLPNERVDAHMDALFGAERAAALRQKIKSLSPDDRELAITEEICEALVEMGGKYVLPFRFKNEKGTRTKHQLIFVSKHPLGYKIMKDVMAKESSSHEQGVPTFEYNPATTDQPLLFEFARPLDDLEGMLLDEFAGRTMTMAEICEEHHYGRRYIAKNYKDVLTKMEQAGKITGDPPHTKRRKIKGEVTCADATKFTFPPKQAVT, via the coding sequence GTGGCCGAGCATTTCTTCGAAGAGCAGAAAGAGCAGTCGCAGGTCAAGACGGCGATCGTGTCCAAGTATTTCTGGGCGTGGGCCAAGGTGATCACATCGGTGCTGGCACGCAACCGGGGCGACATGCGGATCGCCTACGTGGACCTGTTCGCCGGCCCCGGCCGCTACGAGGACGGTGCGAAGTCGACGCCACTGCTGATCCTGGAGCAGGCGATCGCCGAGCCGGCTTTCCGCGACAACCTGGTCGCCTGGTTCAACGACAAGGACGCGGCCAACACCAGCACCTTGCTCAAGGAGATTAAGCAGTTGCCCGGCATCGACACGATGGAGCGCCAGCCGAAGGTGTACACGAACGAAGTGGGCACCGAAATCGTCAAGATGTTCGAGCAGCTGGACCTGGTGCCCACACTGTTCTTCGTCGATCCCTGGGGCTACAAGGGCCTATCGCTGCGGCTGATCAACTCCGTGCTCAAGGACTGGGCGTGCGAGTGCATCTTCTTCTTCAATTACACGCGTATCAATATGGGCCTGCCGAACGAGCGAGTTGATGCACACATGGATGCGCTGTTCGGCGCCGAACGGGCGGCGGCGCTCCGGCAAAAGATCAAGTCGCTCTCGCCTGACGACCGCGAGCTGGCGATCACTGAGGAGATCTGCGAGGCGCTGGTGGAGATGGGTGGCAAGTACGTGCTGCCGTTCCGCTTCAAGAACGAGAAGGGCACGCGCACCAAGCACCAACTGATCTTCGTCAGCAAGCACCCGCTCGGCTACAAGATCATGAAGGACGTGATGGCGAAGGAGAGCTCGTCGCACGAGCAGGGCGTGCCCACCTTTGAATACAACCCCGCCACGACCGACCAGCCGCTGCTGTTCGAGTTCGCGAGGCCGCTGGACGACCTGGAGGGTATGCTGCTCGACGAGTTCGCCGGGCGCACGATGACGATGGCGGAGATCTGCGAGGAGCACCACTACGGCCGGCGCTATATCGCCAAGAATTATAAAGATGTTTTGACTAAAATGGAGCAGGCGGGCAAGATCACGGGCGATCCACCGCACACCAAGCGCCGCAAGATCAAGGGCGAAGTCACCTGCGCGGATGCGACGAAGTTCACCTTCCCACCCAAGCAGGCAGTCACATGA
- a CDS encoding restriction endonuclease, which translates to MAAYSQAAIQGFLKAADQATTRAAKGKAFEDLICYLFEKVAGIAITQRNVLNRMESEEIDVALWNDGHPRGLKSLTNMLLVECKNWSATVGSAEVITFISKLERRGVEYGFLFAANGITGNAQDGKAAHYSVSNALAKKIRIVVITRAEVEKLQSSEDLVLLIKQKLCHLVASETAWP; encoded by the coding sequence ATGGCGGCCTACTCGCAGGCTGCCATCCAGGGCTTCCTCAAGGCAGCCGATCAGGCGACGACGCGCGCGGCGAAGGGGAAGGCGTTTGAGGACCTGATCTGCTACCTGTTCGAGAAGGTGGCGGGTATCGCCATCACGCAGCGAAACGTCCTCAACCGGATGGAGTCGGAAGAGATCGACGTGGCGCTTTGGAACGACGGGCACCCGCGCGGCCTGAAGTCGCTGACCAACATGCTGCTGGTGGAGTGCAAGAACTGGTCGGCAACCGTCGGAAGCGCCGAGGTCATCACGTTCATCAGCAAGCTCGAACGCCGAGGCGTGGAGTACGGCTTCCTGTTCGCGGCCAACGGGATCACCGGCAACGCCCAGGACGGCAAGGCCGCCCATTACTCGGTGTCGAACGCGCTTGCGAAGAAGATCCGCATCGTGGTGATTACGCGGGCCGAGGTGGAGAAGCTGCAGTCGAGCGAGGACCTGGTGCTGCTCATCAAGCAGAAGCTCTGCCACCTGGTCGCCAGCGAAACGGCATGGCCATAA
- a CDS encoding TIR domain-containing protein, producing MSNARPSLGDVFEYGQMVAAGAIKEPPPTRRAFISAPASVDTGVIRQALESRGIAPYEIDDLANAGVSMPEIIDDCIQRADLVVAVIGGGKAKGNVLFELGFATALKKRILALVPPDEDLPVSEIPYLRISPDNREAIDFGLDQILRVPWPGWQAPGEPARKTEPIGAAADALLARLAAAVGHLDEQELTEIVTDALAASKISSLSYSSEIVVEDSRADFAIWSDDFEPWVGNPLLIEVRSRLSNRGDLSRTLDQITRMLDKTHTAWGLLLYGVADFALGDESARHPRVFVMSIEEFVRSLRETGLGEFLRGRRNLRVHGRG from the coding sequence ATGAGCAACGCGCGGCCGAGCCTGGGAGACGTTTTCGAATACGGTCAGATGGTGGCTGCCGGGGCAATCAAGGAGCCGCCCCCGACCCGCCGCGCCTTCATCTCCGCGCCGGCCTCGGTCGACACCGGCGTCATCCGCCAGGCCCTGGAGAGCCGGGGGATCGCGCCCTACGAGATCGACGATCTGGCGAATGCCGGCGTCAGCATGCCGGAAATTATCGACGACTGCATCCAGCGCGCGGACCTGGTCGTCGCAGTCATCGGCGGCGGGAAGGCAAAGGGGAATGTCCTGTTCGAGTTGGGCTTCGCCACCGCCCTGAAGAAGCGCATTCTGGCGCTTGTGCCGCCGGACGAAGATCTGCCGGTGTCGGAGATCCCCTACCTACGCATCTCTCCTGACAACCGCGAGGCGATTGATTTCGGGCTGGATCAGATCCTTCGCGTGCCCTGGCCTGGATGGCAGGCACCGGGGGAGCCCGCCCGCAAGACCGAACCGATCGGCGCCGCGGCCGACGCGCTGTTGGCGAGGCTCGCGGCGGCGGTGGGGCACCTGGACGAGCAGGAATTGACGGAAATCGTCACGGACGCCCTCGCCGCCAGCAAGATTTCGTCGCTGAGCTACTCCTCGGAGATCGTGGTGGAAGACAGCCGGGCCGATTTCGCCATTTGGTCGGACGATTTCGAGCCGTGGGTTGGGAATCCGCTGCTGATCGAGGTGCGCAGCCGGCTATCAAACCGTGGCGATTTGAGTCGGACACTCGATCAGATCACCCGCATGCTCGACAAGACGCACACTGCTTGGGGGCTCCTACTTTACGGCGTGGCCGATTTCGCCCTCGGCGATGAGTCGGCCCGCCATCCTCGTGTGTTTGTGATGTCGATCGAGGAATTCGTGCGTTCGCTCCGCGAGACGGGGTTGGGCGAATTCCTGAGAGGACGGCGCAACCTCCGGGTGCACGGGAGGGGCTAG